From the Desulfobulbaceae bacterium genome, the window TAGGGATGTTAGGTACTATGCGTGACAAACTGCGTGCTTAAGTCTTATTTTTGGTGAGTCGTTACAGCATTTCGGACTCTAAATTGGTCCGGTACTTTCGATAACAGGGTTTTATTTCTCATTGGGGGCATTTTTGAGACCATTTTCCATGAACTCGACAACCATCCTCATCGTCGATGACGAACCCAATTATCTCGTTGTACTCTCTGAACTTCTTGCAGATGAAGGCTTCGAGACACTAACCGCTGCCAATGGCCAAAAGGGTCTGGATATCGCCCAAGAGACCGACCTTGATCTGGTCATCACCGACATGCAGATGCCCGGCATGGACGGACTGACGTTCCTCCAGTCCCTAAAAGCACTTAACCGCAATCTTCCGGTCATAATGATCACTGCTTTTGGAGAGGTGGATAAGGCGGTTAAAGCCATGCAGGCCGGGGCCTACAACTATCTGACGAAACCCTTCAACAATGATGAACTTGTTGCCAATATAAAAAAATCCATCGAGCACTATCAACTTTCAAAAGAAAATCTGCGTCTGCGCAGCGAGATGCAGGAGCGCTACAGCTTTGATAAGATTATCGGTAAGAACAAGGCTATGCAGCAGATGTACTCCTTGATCGAGAAAGTAGCGCCAACACCTACAACCGTATTGATCTCCGGTGAATCAGGCACAGGAAAAGAGCTGGTCGCGCGAGCCATCCATTTTAACAGTCACAGGGAGCAATCCCCCTTTATTTCCGTAAACTGTGCGGCGTTACCTGATGCCCTGCTGGAGAGTGAATTTTTTGGCCATGAGAAAGGAGCATTTACCGGAGCCATAAGCCTCCGCAAGGGTAAATTTGAAGCCGCAGACTCCGGCACCATTTTTCTTGATGAGATCGGTGAGATGCCTTTGCCCCTCCAAGCAAAACTGCTCAGAGTTCTTCAGGAAAAAAGTTTTGAGAGAGTCGGCGGCAACAAGACAATACATGCTGATGTTCGCGTCGTTGCCGCGACCAACAAAGATTTAAAAGAGGAAGTTGAGCATCATCGTTTTCGAGAAGACCTCTATTACAGACTTAACGTTGTCCACATAATCCTGCCCCCTTTGCGAGATAGAATTGATGATATCCCCATGCTTGCCGACCACTTTGTGAAAAAATATGCAAACCAGGCCGGCAGACCGGATTTGCGTTTATCGTCTGACACAATCCGATTTTTATCGACCCTTCCTTGGGACGGAAACGTTAGAGAGTTAGAAAACGTCATTGAACGGGCCTCCATTCTCTGTGAAGGCAGAACCATTGAACCCCATGATGTTCACCCCGACCCAGACAGTGTTTCACCGCTCAGCTCCTCCGCCCATGGTTTTGATCTTGACCAGATTGTTCCACGAGATGCAAAATTGCCGGATGTACTTAATGAAATCGAAGGAAAAATGGTCAAACGTGCCCTCGACCAAACGAATTTCATCCAGACTAAAGCCGCCAAACTCCTTGGCATTACCAAAAGTCTCCTTCAGTACAAGATGAAAAAATTCAACATCAAAAAGACCACATAGTCCGCTCCAACTACCCGCCAGACCTTTAAACCTACCACAACGTGGCACACCAGTACCCAACACATTGCCAACACACTGATACTCGGTATTTTTTTTTGACATTTTTCTCTGTTTTGTGAGATAATTTTCACAGTGATACAGATAGAGAGGAGTGAAGATTGCGACCGAAAACAGTAACTGCAATCGGCCTCCTACCAAGAGATACTTAAAAACCACCACAGACAAACCATAAAGATGCCATTTCAAAGTGTCCAAGACCATCGATGACATCCGTATCCGCAAGTAAACAGGAGATCTCATTTATGGATCTGGTTACTCCTGAAACACGCACAAAATTTCTTGAAGAGGCCGACGACATCCTTCTGGAAATTGAGAGCGACCTGCTTCAACTCACAGAAACCCCTGCTGACCACTCCCCTGTCAAAACGCTGTTTCGTAACGTGCATAGCCTTAAGGGTAATTGCGGCTTCATGGGTTTTAGCGATTTAGAAAAACTGCTCCACACAGAAGAGACTCTGCTGGAGACTATCAAGGATGGCAGCTTAAAAAACATACAGAAAGCCTCTGAGATGCTGCTCGAGGTCCTGGATATTATCAAGGATTCAATTGCAGATATTCACTCCGGTGGGCACGGTGCTGTCTCCAGCCTCAATCTGTACGTTGAGATAATTAACAACCATCTGCCTAAAGGGCTCAGGGTTCCAAATGAGGCTCCGACATCCATGCTGGGTGAAATACTTGTTCAGCAGGGTGCAATTAATCAAGAGGATCTTGAGGAAGCTCTGGAAGCCCAGCACCAAACAGTTGGTGAAATTCTGATCAACTCAGGGACTGCTTCTGCAGCGCAAATCGAGACGGCACTGAAAGTACAAAATGAACTGCGCCCCAAAAATATAAGCCAACAAACAGTTAAAGCAACCACCAAACGACAGGACATCCGTGTCGATCTCGACAAACTTGATACCCTGATTAATCTGATCGGTGAGATGGTCATTGCCGAAAATATGGTCATCAACAATCCGGACTTAAACAACCTTGAGCTTGAGAGCTTTTCAAAGGCCTCTCAACATATGGAGAAAATTGTTCGTGAGTTGCAGGAAATGGCCATGATTATTCGAATGATCCCGATTTCAGGTCTGTTTCGTAGGATGATCCGCCTCGTGCATGATCTCTCAAGAAAATCCGGCAAAAAGGTTGACCTCGAGCTTATTGGTGAAGGCACAGAAGTTGATAAAACTGTGATTGAAAAAATAACAGACCCACTTGTTCATTTGATTAGAAACTCCATGGATCATGGCATTGAAGACAGCGACACCCGCATTAAGGCCGGCAAGCCCGAAACAGGCAGCCTTAAACTCTCTGCCTCACATGAAGAGGGCGAGATCCGGATTACGCTTGTTGATGATGGGCATGGCATGGATCGAGACAGACTCATCGCCAAAGGCATTGAACGTGGAATTGTCAGTGGGGATGGCTCGCAACTCTCCGAGAGTGACGCCCTGCAACTTATTTTTCAACCGGGTTTTTCAATGGCTGAAAAAATCACCGACATTTCAGGGCGCGGGGTCGGTATGGATGTTGTTCGACAAAACCTTGAATCAATAAAAGGCAGAATTGATGTGAGTAGTACCCTTGGAGAAGGAACCAAGATATCGCTTCGCATTCCACTTACTCTGGCAATTATTGATGGTATGCTTGTCAGGACCGGCACCGCTCACTACATCCTGCCGATCCTGTCCATTCGAGAATCATTTAGACCAGCGGCTGCCCAAATCACAATTGCCCCCGATGGCCAGGAGTTAGTTAAAGTCCGAGAATCCATTATGCCTGTAATCCGTCTGCACCGACTCCACAAGGTTACGCCTGATTACCGAGACTTAGATAAAGGCATTTTAATTGTACTTGAATCCTCCAAAAGCCCGACATGCCTGTTTGTTGACGAACTCATGGGCCAGCAACAGACCGTGATCAAAGGCCTTTCGGACTACATTGGCCAACTGGGTGATGTAGGCGGTGTTTCAGGTTGTACCATCCTCGGTAATGGCGAAGTGTCCTTAATTCTTGACGTCAGAGCTCTGGAAGAACTTGCTTGCAGATAAATTACTAATACCCCATAGAGGAATACGAAATGGCTAACACAGAAGACCTTGACCTTGACGATGATCTTTACGATGACGACGA encodes:
- a CDS encoding sigma-54-dependent Fis family transcriptional regulator; translated protein: MNSTTILIVDDEPNYLVVLSELLADEGFETLTAANGQKGLDIAQETDLDLVITDMQMPGMDGLTFLQSLKALNRNLPVIMITAFGEVDKAVKAMQAGAYNYLTKPFNNDELVANIKKSIEHYQLSKENLRLRSEMQERYSFDKIIGKNKAMQQMYSLIEKVAPTPTTVLISGESGTGKELVARAIHFNSHREQSPFISVNCAALPDALLESEFFGHEKGAFTGAISLRKGKFEAADSGTIFLDEIGEMPLPLQAKLLRVLQEKSFERVGGNKTIHADVRVVAATNKDLKEEVEHHRFREDLYYRLNVVHIILPPLRDRIDDIPMLADHFVKKYANQAGRPDLRLSSDTIRFLSTLPWDGNVRELENVIERASILCEGRTIEPHDVHPDPDSVSPLSSSAHGFDLDQIVPRDAKLPDVLNEIEGKMVKRALDQTNFIQTKAAKLLGITKSLLQYKMKKFNIKKTT
- a CDS encoding chemotaxis protein CheA gives rise to the protein MTSVSASKQEISFMDLVTPETRTKFLEEADDILLEIESDLLQLTETPADHSPVKTLFRNVHSLKGNCGFMGFSDLEKLLHTEETLLETIKDGSLKNIQKASEMLLEVLDIIKDSIADIHSGGHGAVSSLNLYVEIINNHLPKGLRVPNEAPTSMLGEILVQQGAINQEDLEEALEAQHQTVGEILINSGTASAAQIETALKVQNELRPKNISQQTVKATTKRQDIRVDLDKLDTLINLIGEMVIAENMVINNPDLNNLELESFSKASQHMEKIVRELQEMAMIIRMIPISGLFRRMIRLVHDLSRKSGKKVDLELIGEGTEVDKTVIEKITDPLVHLIRNSMDHGIEDSDTRIKAGKPETGSLKLSASHEEGEIRITLVDDGHGMDRDRLIAKGIERGIVSGDGSQLSESDALQLIFQPGFSMAEKITDISGRGVGMDVVRQNLESIKGRIDVSSTLGEGTKISLRIPLTLAIIDGMLVRTGTAHYILPILSIRESFRPAAAQITIAPDGQELVKVRESIMPVIRLHRLHKVTPDYRDLDKGILIVLESSKSPTCLFVDELMGQQQTVIKGLSDYIGQLGDVGGVSGCTILGNGEVSLILDVRALEELACR